A DNA window from Allokutzneria albata contains the following coding sequences:
- a CDS encoding ABC transporter substrate-binding protein, which produces MAGPGRLSRRALLRGALVTGTASLLGGCTGFATSGTSGLTFLSTQFTPLDEAERFRALLRKAFDGDVGYVTSDPGPFVTQVRSQVEAGAVRASVIGGLHGDLAPLAPSHLEDLTDIVSDFSSLGWPPEYLELARAGTNRTWYVPWAQASYVLAAHVDALAHLPPGADAEDLTYDQLLDWAIAARRANGNRPALGLPGGPKGLLHRFFQGYLLPSFTGGQVTTFRSPEAVTAWEYMRELWRNCAPASTNYAQMQEPMEAGEVTMGWDHVARLVNVPRREPDKWRMMPAPRGPKGRGYMAVLTGLAIPKGAPDQDRARRLIAALSKAETQVDLLRANAFFPTVRTSIPDDLPAAIRMEAGAVARQRESKAALLSLPPVGLGSREGELSKVFRDCFETIVLKGGNARSTVDAQARVINQLLADAKVACWAPDPRGTGICEVR; this is translated from the coding sequence GTGGCCGGACCAGGCCGGCTGTCCCGCCGGGCACTGCTGCGCGGAGCGCTCGTCACGGGGACCGCGTCACTGCTCGGCGGCTGTACCGGGTTCGCCACCTCCGGCACGTCGGGGCTGACGTTCCTGTCGACGCAGTTCACCCCGCTCGACGAGGCGGAGCGCTTCCGCGCCTTGCTGCGCAAAGCCTTCGACGGCGACGTCGGCTACGTCACCAGCGACCCGGGCCCCTTCGTCACCCAGGTCCGCAGCCAGGTCGAGGCGGGCGCGGTCCGGGCGAGCGTGATCGGCGGGCTGCACGGCGACCTCGCCCCGCTCGCGCCGAGCCACCTCGAGGACCTGACCGACATCGTCTCCGACTTCAGCTCGCTGGGCTGGCCGCCGGAGTACCTGGAGCTGGCACGGGCGGGCACGAACCGGACCTGGTACGTGCCGTGGGCGCAGGCGAGCTACGTGCTGGCCGCGCACGTGGACGCGCTGGCGCACCTGCCCCCGGGGGCCGACGCGGAGGACCTCACCTACGACCAGCTGCTGGACTGGGCGATCGCGGCGCGGCGCGCCAACGGCAACCGGCCCGCGCTGGGGCTGCCCGGCGGGCCGAAGGGGCTGCTGCACCGGTTCTTCCAGGGCTACCTGCTGCCGTCGTTCACCGGTGGCCAGGTCACCACGTTCCGCTCCCCCGAGGCGGTCACCGCCTGGGAGTACATGCGCGAGCTGTGGCGCAACTGCGCGCCCGCCAGCACCAACTACGCCCAGATGCAGGAGCCCATGGAGGCCGGTGAGGTCACCATGGGGTGGGACCACGTCGCCCGGCTGGTCAACGTGCCCAGGCGGGAACCGGACAAGTGGCGGATGATGCCCGCCCCGCGCGGGCCGAAGGGGCGCGGGTACATGGCCGTGCTGACCGGGCTGGCCATTCCCAAGGGCGCGCCCGACCAGGATCGGGCACGGCGGCTGATCGCGGCGCTGAGCAAGGCCGAGACGCAGGTCGATCTGTTGCGCGCCAACGCCTTCTTCCCGACGGTGCGCACCTCCATCCCGGACGACCTGCCTGCCGCGATCCGGATGGAGGCGGGCGCGGTCGCCCGGCAGCGGGAGTCCAAGGCCGCGCTGCTGTCGCTGCCCCCGGTCGGGCTCGGCAGCAGGGAGGGCGAGCTGAGCAAGGTCTTCCGCGACTGCTTCGAGACGATCGTGCTCAAGGGTGGCAACGCTCGGTCCACGGTGGACGCACAGGCGCGCGTGATCAACCAGCTGCTCGCCGACGCCAAGGTTGCTTGCTGGGCACCGGATCCGCGCGGTACCGGCATCTGCGAGGTGAGGTGA